Proteins co-encoded in one Caloenas nicobarica isolate bCalNic1 chromosome 19, bCalNic1.hap1, whole genome shotgun sequence genomic window:
- the LOC135996664 gene encoding hemicentin-2 isoform X6, with amino-acid sequence MPPHGGVFVGLCLLLAPSLAEPHPSAGGATLAFVFDVTGSMYDDLVQVMDGASRILERTLSRTTKPINSYVLVPFHDPEVGPATLTTDPRLFQQRLRELHVQGGGDCPEMSVGAIRLAVEVSHPGSFVYVFSDARAKDYEQQEELLRLLQHKQTQVVFVLTGDCGDRNHPGYRVYERIAATSSGQIFHLDKQQVTEVLKWVEEAIQASKVHLLSTDHEDGGEHTWPVLFDPSLKEVTISLSGPAPGIEVRDPAGKVLEKGQGLKELLSIPNSAMVVTVEPHEPGMWSVTTQSSGRHSLRIMGISNINFQASFSTQPDFDASQPGERPVQGLPISVVVNCTGLQPPGHLQEMELFDTSGHALLSLPVRPLSNISSGQLWVGSPLHVPPGDFLLKVKGKDAQGHPLHRLSGVTYTSVVPGLPKVNISSKIQAYSREPQRISCSAQSEVPFRLQLSRGRMKLGEEQLFRVSGNISWLIPAVSKSDEGLYECTATSRVGVTQARSYIFVSEPPPRLIAPANITASPGQDVVMSCPVLSDVPYNLTWSWDGKAAQLGDGRTRLLQNHSLEISRVQPGDGGLYECVARSAHGSATASLWLFIQEVPWVKVDASPQRFSRGQELRLNCTAGGHPLPHTAWKHWGWVLEQDERVFTDAQGTLHIRAAVPEDAGNYSCYASSALGWDEQVITLEFTEPPAILAVTPSMKALVGEDVTLECWVLGVPPPHVVWYKGEQAVAAFPPGTQRAVLRLQAVREEDAGRYVCEALGEAGVAFNGTELDVGSAPHFPEPLGDVTVEAGDSVSLLCRVEGSPAPWVAWSRQDGKPVTGWQGPWGVSSRLEAAELLIHSVSLDDQAVYICEAQNEFGKIQAEVKLTVTGHAPEIALASPVVRALPGQPVSLPCVILAGKPFPARRWMKDGQLVAPSGQYSIQADGSLHVDQMSQGDVGTYTCEVTNAFGSHRQDVSLVIHIPPSIELGPVLITATEGAAVALRCNATGVPVPAVTWAKGTEPISPSLHYHLDPDGTLLIPSPSPEDTGTYFCTATNTAGFSRREMQLSVSTKPRISMNGSQVSDPVTILAVLGQETTLPCQVQGHPPPLVVWTRESQPLPLATASWLVLTCLGDL; translated from the exons AGGTGGGACCTGCCACCCTCACCACAGACCCCCGGCTCTTCCAGCAGCGCCTGCGGGAACTTCACGTCCAG GGCGGAGGGGACTGCCCGGAGATGAGCGTGGGAGCCATCAGGCTGGCCGTGGAGGTCTCGCACCCCGGCTCCTTTGTCTACGTCTTCTCGGATGCTCGCGCCAAGGACTAcgagcagcaggaggagctgctgcggctgctgcagcacaagCAGACCCAG GTGGTGTTTGTGCTGACGGGGGACTGCGGGGACAGGAACCACCCCGGGTACCGCGTGTACGAGCGCATCGCCGCCACCAGCTCCGGACAGATCTTCCACCTGGACAAGCAGCAGGTGACGGAG GTGCTGAAGTGGGTGGAAGAGGCCATCCAGGCCTCCAAAGTCCACTTACTGTCCACGGACCACGAGGATGGTGGGGAGCACACGTGGCCCGTCCTGTTTGACCCTAGCCTGAAGGAGGTCACCATCTCCCTGAGTGGCCCTGCCCCAGGGATCGAGGTCCGGGATCCAGCAG GGAAGGTCCTTGAGAAAGGCCAAGGGCTGAAGGAACTGCTCAGCATCCCCAACTCAGCCATGGTGGTGACTGTGGAGCCCCACGAGCCAGGGATGTGGTCGGTCACG ACCCAGAGCAGCGGCCGCCACTCACTGAGGATCATGGGCATCAGCAACATTAATTTTCAAGCCAGCTTCTCCACCCAGCCGGACTTTGATGCCAGCCAGCCTGGAGAGCGACCAGTGCAGG gTCTGCCCATCTCCGTGGTGGTGAACTGCACCGGTCTGCAGCCACCTGGACACTTGCAGGAGATGGAGCTCTTTGACACCTCCGGCCATGCCCTCCTGTCGCTGCCCGTGCGGCCCCTCTCCAACATCTCCTCGGGGCAGCTCTGGGTGGGCTCgcccctccatgtcccccccggTGACTTTCTGCTGAAGGTGAAGGGTAAAGACGCCCAGGGCCACCCCCTGCACCGCCTCTCTGGGGTCACCTACACCAGTGTGGTCCCCG GTCTACCCAAAGTGAACATCTCCAGCAAGATCCAGGCATACAGCCGTGAGCCGCAGCGGATCTCCTGCTCCGCACAGAGCGAGGTCCCTTTCCGCCTGCAGCTCAGCCGGGGTAGGATGAAGCTGGGGGAAGAGCAGCTCTTCAG GGTTTCAGGAAACATCAGCTGGTTGATCCCTGCGGTGTCCAAGAGTGATGAAGGACTTTATGAGTGCACAGCCACGAGCAGGGTCGGGGTGACACAGGCTCGTTCCTACATTTTTGTCTCAG AGCCACCGCCGCGTCTCATAGCCCCAGCCAACATCACGGCTTCACCCGGCCAAGACGTGGTCATGTCCTGCCCGGTTCTGAGCGACGTGCCCTACAACCTGACATGGAGCTGGGACGGGAAGGCGGCGCAGCTGGGGGACGGCCGGACCCGGCTGCTGCAGAACCACTCGCTGGAGATCAGCCGCGTGCAGCCAGGGGACGGGGGGCTGTACGAGTGTGTGGCTCGCAGTGCCCACGGCTCTGCCACCGCCTCCCTCTGGCTCTTCATCCAGG AGGTGCCGTGGGTGAAGGTGGACGCCAGCCCCCAGCGTTTCAGCAGGGGCCAGGAGCTGCGGTTGAACTGCACGGCCGGgggtcaccccctgccccacaccgCCTGGAAGCACTGGGGAtgggtgctggagcaggacGAGAG GGTTTTCACGGATGCTCAGGGCACCCTGCACATCAGGGCTGCCGTCCCGGAGGATGCGGGGAATTACAGCTGCTACGCCAGCAGTGCGCTGGGCTGGGATGAGCAAGTCATCACCCTGGAGTTCACTG AGCCTCCTGCCATCCTGGCAGTGACGCCCAGCATGAAGGCTCTGGTGGGAGAAGACGTGACCCTGGagtgctgggttttgggggtgcccCCACCCCACGTTGTGTGGTACAAAG GCGAGCAGGCGGTGGCGGCGTTCCCCCCCGGCACCCAGCGTGCCGTCCTGCGGCTGCAGGCGGTGCGGGAGGAGGACGCGGGGCGGTACGTCTGCGAGGCTCTCGGCGAGGCTGGCGTCGCCTTCAATGGCACCGAGCTGGACGTGGGAT ctgcccctcacTTTCCTGAGCCCCTGGGGGATGTGACAGTTGAAGCTGGGGACAGCGTGAGCCTGCTGTGCCGTGTCGAGGGCTCTCCCGCACCATGGGTCGCCTGGTCCCGGCAGGACGGGAAGCCCGTGACGGGCTGGCAGGGACCGTGGGGTGTTTCCAGCCggctggaggctgctgagctgctcaTCCACA GTGTCTCACTGGATGATCAAGCTGTGTACATCTGCGAAGCCCAGAACGAGTTTGGGAAAATCCAAGCGGAGGTCAAGCTCACAGTCACCGGACACG CTCCTGAAATAGCACTCGCATCCCCCGTGGTCCGCGCACTTCCAGGCCAGCCTGTTTCACTGCCCTGCGTGATCCTGGCTGGGAAGCCGTTCCCAGCCCGTCGCTGGATGAAGGATGGGCAGCTG GTAGCCCCAAGCGGCCAATACTCCATCCAGGCTGATGGCAGCCTGCACGTTGACCAGATGTCgcagggggacgtggggacgtaCACCTGCGAGGTGACCAACGCCTTCGGCTCGCACAGGCAGGATGTGTCCCTGGTCATCCACA ttcctcccagcaTTGAGCTTGGTCCTGTCCTTATCACTGCCACTGAGGGAGCAGCTGTTGCCCTGCGCTGCAATGCCACTGGTGTGCCCGTCCCTGCTGTCACCTGGGCAAAG GGCACAGAGCCCATCTCACCTAGTCTACACTACCACCTTGACCCTGATGGGACCCTCCTGATCCCTTCGCCCTCCCCTGAGGACACTGGGACCTACTTCTGCACAGCCACCAACACAGCAGGCTTCTCCAGGCGGGAGATGCAGCTCTCAGTCAGCA CTAAGCCCAGGATCAGCATGAATGGATCCCAGGTGTCAGACCCTGTAACCATCCTGGCTGTCCTTGGGCAGGAGACCACCCTGCCCTGCCAAGTTCAAGGCCATCCCCCTCCCTTGGTGGTGTGGACCCGTGAGTCCCAGCCGCTGCCTCTTGCCACTGCGAG ctggcttgTCCTCACGTGTCTGGGTGATTTATGA
- the LOC135996664 gene encoding hemicentin-2 isoform X7: MPPHGGVFVGLCLLLAPSLAEPHPSAGGATLAFVFDVTGSMYDDLVQVMDGASRILERTLSRTTKPINSYVLVPFHDPEVGPATLTTDPRLFQQRLRELHVQGGGDCPEMSVGAIRLAVEVSHPGSFVYVFSDARAKDYEQQEELLRLLQHKQTQVVFVLTGDCGDRNHPGYRVYERIAATSSGQIFHLDKQQVTEVLKWVEEAIQASKVHLLSTDHEDGGEHTWPVLFDPSLKEVTISLSGPAPGIEVRDPAGKVLEKGQGLKELLSIPNSAMVVTVEPHEPGMWSVTTQSSGRHSLRIMGISNINFQASFSTQPDFDASQPGERPVQGLPISVVVNCTGLQPPGHLQEMELFDTSGHALLSLPVRPLSNISSGQLWVGSPLHVPPGDFLLKVKGKDAQGHPLHRLSGVTYTSVVPGLPKVNISSKIQAYSREPQRISCSAQSEVPFRLQLSRGRMKLGEEQLFRVSGNISWLIPAVSKSDEGLYECTATSRVGVTQARSYIFVSEPPPRLIAPANITASPGQDVVMSCPVLSDVPYNLTWSWDGKAAQLGDGRTRLLQNHSLEISRVQPGDGGLYECVARSAHGSATASLWLFIQEVPWVKVDASPQRFSRGQELRLNCTAGGHPLPHTAWKHWGWVLEQDERVFTDAQGTLHIRAAVPEDAGNYSCYASSALGWDEQVITLEFTEPPAILAVTPSMKALVGEDVTLECWVLGVPPPHVVWYKGEQAVAAFPPGTQRAVLRLQAVREEDAGRYVCEALGEAGVAFNGTELDVGSAPHFPEPLGDVTVEAGDSVSLLCRVEGSPAPWVAWSRQDGKPVTGWQGPWGVSSRLEAAELLIHSVSLDDQAVYICEAQNEFGKIQAEVKLTVTGHAPEIALASPVVRALPGQPVSLPCVILAGKPFPARRWMKDGQLVAPSGQYSIQADGSLHVDQMSQGDVGTYTCEVTNAFGSHRQDVSLVIHIPPSIELGPVLITATEGAAVALRCNATGVPVPAVTWAKGTEPISPSLHYHLDPDGTLLIPSPSPEDTGTYFCTATNTAGFSRREMQLSVSTKPRISMNGSQVSDPVTILAVLGQETTLPCQVQGHPPPLVVWTRESQPLPLATASV, translated from the exons AGGTGGGACCTGCCACCCTCACCACAGACCCCCGGCTCTTCCAGCAGCGCCTGCGGGAACTTCACGTCCAG GGCGGAGGGGACTGCCCGGAGATGAGCGTGGGAGCCATCAGGCTGGCCGTGGAGGTCTCGCACCCCGGCTCCTTTGTCTACGTCTTCTCGGATGCTCGCGCCAAGGACTAcgagcagcaggaggagctgctgcggctgctgcagcacaagCAGACCCAG GTGGTGTTTGTGCTGACGGGGGACTGCGGGGACAGGAACCACCCCGGGTACCGCGTGTACGAGCGCATCGCCGCCACCAGCTCCGGACAGATCTTCCACCTGGACAAGCAGCAGGTGACGGAG GTGCTGAAGTGGGTGGAAGAGGCCATCCAGGCCTCCAAAGTCCACTTACTGTCCACGGACCACGAGGATGGTGGGGAGCACACGTGGCCCGTCCTGTTTGACCCTAGCCTGAAGGAGGTCACCATCTCCCTGAGTGGCCCTGCCCCAGGGATCGAGGTCCGGGATCCAGCAG GGAAGGTCCTTGAGAAAGGCCAAGGGCTGAAGGAACTGCTCAGCATCCCCAACTCAGCCATGGTGGTGACTGTGGAGCCCCACGAGCCAGGGATGTGGTCGGTCACG ACCCAGAGCAGCGGCCGCCACTCACTGAGGATCATGGGCATCAGCAACATTAATTTTCAAGCCAGCTTCTCCACCCAGCCGGACTTTGATGCCAGCCAGCCTGGAGAGCGACCAGTGCAGG gTCTGCCCATCTCCGTGGTGGTGAACTGCACCGGTCTGCAGCCACCTGGACACTTGCAGGAGATGGAGCTCTTTGACACCTCCGGCCATGCCCTCCTGTCGCTGCCCGTGCGGCCCCTCTCCAACATCTCCTCGGGGCAGCTCTGGGTGGGCTCgcccctccatgtcccccccggTGACTTTCTGCTGAAGGTGAAGGGTAAAGACGCCCAGGGCCACCCCCTGCACCGCCTCTCTGGGGTCACCTACACCAGTGTGGTCCCCG GTCTACCCAAAGTGAACATCTCCAGCAAGATCCAGGCATACAGCCGTGAGCCGCAGCGGATCTCCTGCTCCGCACAGAGCGAGGTCCCTTTCCGCCTGCAGCTCAGCCGGGGTAGGATGAAGCTGGGGGAAGAGCAGCTCTTCAG GGTTTCAGGAAACATCAGCTGGTTGATCCCTGCGGTGTCCAAGAGTGATGAAGGACTTTATGAGTGCACAGCCACGAGCAGGGTCGGGGTGACACAGGCTCGTTCCTACATTTTTGTCTCAG AGCCACCGCCGCGTCTCATAGCCCCAGCCAACATCACGGCTTCACCCGGCCAAGACGTGGTCATGTCCTGCCCGGTTCTGAGCGACGTGCCCTACAACCTGACATGGAGCTGGGACGGGAAGGCGGCGCAGCTGGGGGACGGCCGGACCCGGCTGCTGCAGAACCACTCGCTGGAGATCAGCCGCGTGCAGCCAGGGGACGGGGGGCTGTACGAGTGTGTGGCTCGCAGTGCCCACGGCTCTGCCACCGCCTCCCTCTGGCTCTTCATCCAGG AGGTGCCGTGGGTGAAGGTGGACGCCAGCCCCCAGCGTTTCAGCAGGGGCCAGGAGCTGCGGTTGAACTGCACGGCCGGgggtcaccccctgccccacaccgCCTGGAAGCACTGGGGAtgggtgctggagcaggacGAGAG GGTTTTCACGGATGCTCAGGGCACCCTGCACATCAGGGCTGCCGTCCCGGAGGATGCGGGGAATTACAGCTGCTACGCCAGCAGTGCGCTGGGCTGGGATGAGCAAGTCATCACCCTGGAGTTCACTG AGCCTCCTGCCATCCTGGCAGTGACGCCCAGCATGAAGGCTCTGGTGGGAGAAGACGTGACCCTGGagtgctgggttttgggggtgcccCCACCCCACGTTGTGTGGTACAAAG GCGAGCAGGCGGTGGCGGCGTTCCCCCCCGGCACCCAGCGTGCCGTCCTGCGGCTGCAGGCGGTGCGGGAGGAGGACGCGGGGCGGTACGTCTGCGAGGCTCTCGGCGAGGCTGGCGTCGCCTTCAATGGCACCGAGCTGGACGTGGGAT ctgcccctcacTTTCCTGAGCCCCTGGGGGATGTGACAGTTGAAGCTGGGGACAGCGTGAGCCTGCTGTGCCGTGTCGAGGGCTCTCCCGCACCATGGGTCGCCTGGTCCCGGCAGGACGGGAAGCCCGTGACGGGCTGGCAGGGACCGTGGGGTGTTTCCAGCCggctggaggctgctgagctgctcaTCCACA GTGTCTCACTGGATGATCAAGCTGTGTACATCTGCGAAGCCCAGAACGAGTTTGGGAAAATCCAAGCGGAGGTCAAGCTCACAGTCACCGGACACG CTCCTGAAATAGCACTCGCATCCCCCGTGGTCCGCGCACTTCCAGGCCAGCCTGTTTCACTGCCCTGCGTGATCCTGGCTGGGAAGCCGTTCCCAGCCCGTCGCTGGATGAAGGATGGGCAGCTG GTAGCCCCAAGCGGCCAATACTCCATCCAGGCTGATGGCAGCCTGCACGTTGACCAGATGTCgcagggggacgtggggacgtaCACCTGCGAGGTGACCAACGCCTTCGGCTCGCACAGGCAGGATGTGTCCCTGGTCATCCACA ttcctcccagcaTTGAGCTTGGTCCTGTCCTTATCACTGCCACTGAGGGAGCAGCTGTTGCCCTGCGCTGCAATGCCACTGGTGTGCCCGTCCCTGCTGTCACCTGGGCAAAG GGCACAGAGCCCATCTCACCTAGTCTACACTACCACCTTGACCCTGATGGGACCCTCCTGATCCCTTCGCCCTCCCCTGAGGACACTGGGACCTACTTCTGCACAGCCACCAACACAGCAGGCTTCTCCAGGCGGGAGATGCAGCTCTCAGTCAGCA CTAAGCCCAGGATCAGCATGAATGGATCCCAGGTGTCAGACCCTGTAACCATCCTGGCTGTCCTTGGGCAGGAGACCACCCTGCCCTGCCAAGTTCAAGGCCATCCCCCTCCCTTGGTGGTGTGGACCCGTGAGTCCCAGCCGCTGCCTCTTGCCACTGCGAG TGTGTGA